AATGATTTACTTGGCAGAAAATCATTTGCAGGGAAAGATTCCAAATGAATTCGGACAGTTAACAAGCCTAACTTTGCTTGAGCTCGGGGTTAATAATCTGAGTGGCATGATACCTCCTCCACTTTATAATATCTCATCTATCACTTCCATTGGCACGACATTTAATCAATTAAGTGGGAGTCTCCCAGCAAACATAGGCCTAACTCTTCCTAACCTGGAACAACTGTTTTTGGCTCAAAATGAATATTTTGGAAGTATTCCAGAATCATTGGCCAATGCTTCTCGGCTTCGGCTTATTGACATCTCGAACAACAGTTTCACAGGGCAATTCCCAACCGATCTGGGATATCTCAAGGGACTTGAATCGCTTCATTTGGAGTTCAATTTCTTTGGCAGTAACACAAGTCAAGATTTGAGTTTCTTACCATCTCTTGCCAACTGCAGCAATCTGCAACAACTATACTTTGATGGAAACAATTTTGGTGGTGCATTGCCTAGCTCCATTGGCAATCTGTCTAATCTTGTGCAGTTAGGCTTCGGACGGAATCCAATATCAGGAACAATCCCAGAAGAGGTAGGCAATCTTGTCAATTTGTATCGATTAGATATGGATAGAAACCTTTTTTCTGGTAGTATCCCCATTTCTTTTGGAAAGCTACAAAAGCTGGAACGTCTAACCTTAAATCAAAATCTACTTTCTGGTGAAATTCCAGCGTTCCTGGGCAACATTACGAAGCTATATTGGCTTCAGTTAGAAGGAAACAGATTCCAAGGAAATATTACTCCAAGCCTTGGAAACTGCGAAAACCTTCGATTTCTAGATGTATCAAGAAATAAACTAATGGGCAGCATACCCAAACAAATCTTTGGTCTTTCTTCTTTATCAGGAACTCTTAACTTATCACAGAACTCATTGTCAGGTTCTTTACCCTCAGAAGTTGGCAACTTGAAAAGTGTTAATGCATTAGATGTATCAGAGAACAAAATCTATGGGGAAATTCCAAAGACAATAGGTGATTGTTCCAGGCTAGAAATCCTTTACATGCAGGGAAACTTCCTGCAAGGAGCCATTCCCTCGTCTTTTGATTCTTTGAGAGGTCTCCAACAGATAGATTTGTCAAGAAACAACTTGTCAGGAAATATTCCAAAAGAGCTAGATATTAGAGATAAGGGTTGGTTGTTAATATTGATAGTTGTACAGATAGATATTGTTATATTTAAACTTGTAATTCTGGTAGAATAGATAACAACACTCACGTGTATACTCTGTATAAATAGATTCAAGTTATGTTAATAAAGATTAAGCCTTACAGAATtgtcatggtatcagagccttaatTAGGTTTAGCAACCATGGGTGATACATCGCCAAAAGATCAGAGTCCTGTCAAATTCCCTTCTGCttcttcgtcttcttcttcttcttcgattCTTGCTTCTTTGTCTTCTGTCCCTAATGTTAGTAATCAACTCTCTGTTAAACTAAATTCCACCAATTATATTTTGTGGAAGACTCAGATGTTGCCGATTTTGAGGGGTTATAATTTGGAGAACCATATTGATAAGAATTTTACGCCGCCACCTTCTACTCTCAATGGTCAGTCCAATCCAGAGTTTACTACGTGGTATTTTGAAGATCAAATTGTGTTGGGTTGGATTAATTCTTCTTTATCAGAATCTATGTTGGCAGATGTTGTTGGAGTTTCATCTGCGTTGGAAGCTTGGACGTGTTTAGAAGCATCTTTTGCTGCTGGTTGTCGAACTCAAACTCGACATCTGAAGAGTGCGATTCATCACTTACAGCGCAATACTACTGAATCTATTGAGGCTTATTTGCTTCGTGCTCGAACATTGTTGAATCAGCTTCGTGCTCTTCAAGGAACTATGGCAGATGAGGACTTTGTTGGTGCTATTCTTGATGGGCTCGGACAAGATTATCGCCCTTTTACTAGATCGATTGAAGCTCGGCTGCAACCTGTTTCATTCAATGAGCTTCGGGGACTATTGCTTTCTGAAGAACAACAACTTCAAAAGTTTGATGCTACTGTTCACATGTCTCCTGCTACTGCTCTCTATAGCAGTCGAGATACTTCTGTATATCGTCAACAGTCTGGAAATCGTGGCAGAGGTGGCCGGTCTGGGCGTGGTGGAGGTGGACGCTATTATGGTGGTGGTCGATCTTCGGGTAGTGGTCGCATGTCTGATTTCCGTCAATCTGATTCTTTTTCGAAGAACTCCACATCTGCTGGGTCTGTTATTTGTTACAATTGTAACGGTACTGGCCATATGTCTCGTCAATGTCCCAGTCCGCGAAAGACGCCTCAAGCTCATCATGTTGCACCAAGCTCACAGGCGGCTCAGCCATGGATtgttgattctggtgctacacATCATCTTACAGGAGCACTGAATAACTTATCGATTGACGCCGAGTACACTGGTCCTGATGAGGTTATGGTGAGCAATGGTAATTCTATTCCTATTTCACATGTTGGCAACACTGTTTTTTGTGACAATTCTAGGTTTCGCTTGAACAATATTTTATATTCGTCTCAATCACCGTTTAGTTTACTCTCTGCGAATTCCTTTGCACGTGATAATTGTGTCTCACTCGAATTATTTCCTGATTATTTTCTTGTTAAGGATATCCGCACGAGGCGAGTTCTTCACAAAGGCCCAGTTGATCGTGGTTTATACAAGTTCTTCCCTGTCAAGAGTTCTTTAATTTCTGCTCATCATGTTTCTTTCCGTTGTTGGCATTCTAGATTGGGTCATGCCCATGATAAAGCTGTTATTTCTACTTTGAAATCAAATAATATTGCTTGTTCCGTTAATAAAAATTCTTTGTGTTCAGCTTGTTGCGTTTCTAAATCTCATCGGTTACCTTATTCTTCTTCTAATTATGTCGCTTCAGCTCCTCTTGAGTTaatatgttctgatgtgtgggGACCTGCTCCAGTTGTTTCTTCTAATGGTAATCGGTATTATGTTCTATTCTACGATCATTTTAGTAAATATTCCTGGATTTATTGTTTACAACACAAGTCCGATGTTTATGCGACCTTCGTTAAGTTTAAAGCTTTTGTTGAGAAATTTTTTGATTCaaagattaaaatttttcaatgtGATTGGGGTGGTGAGTTTAGGTCGTTGGTTCCTTTTCTGTCTGACAATGGTATTTCGTTGAGAGTGTCTTGTCCTCATACTCCACAACAAAATGGGTGTGTTGAGCGTAAACATCGTCATGTGGTTGAGACAGGTCTTGCTTTACTTAATCATGCTTCTGTTCCTCTTCAATTTTGGGATTATGCTTTTGAGACTGCTGTATATGCGATTAATAGACTTGTCACACCTTTGTTGCCTCACATGTCACCATTTGCTTGGTTGTTTGGAAAACAACCAAATTTACATGCTTTGAGGACTTTTGGTTGTATTTGTTATCCTTTTACTAGACcctacaataaaaataaactggtAAATCGGTCTGTTATGTGCTTGTTTGTCGGCTATAGCACTATACACAAAGGATACAAATGTTTGGATGTTGTTAGAAATCGGCTCTATATTTCGCGtgatgttgtttttgatgagttaaattattattttccaaAGCAGCAGGTTGCAGCACCTGGTTTATCACGATTCGTTCAAAATATGGAGTCTGGGATTTTAGGTCCTCCACCGGCGCCACttaataaaacatgcataatttTTCCACCACTAACTAATGCGAGTTTGCAGGATCCTTCTCTTGGTTTTCCTTCTTTCCAACCAGTGACACCAACTAATACTTCTGCTTCTCTCGAGTTAGTTGATTTCGTGGCTCCAAGAGGAGAGTTGCAGGAAGCTGGTTCGACTGTTTTGCCAGCAGATGCTTCTGACCGTTTCGTGCCGTCGGTGACACTTCCTGTTTCATCCTCCACTGCTGTTAGTAATGTTCATCCAATGCAGACCAGGTCAAAAACCGGGAATTCAAGACCAAAACTCTTAGCAGCCATTACACCTCCAAGGCAGCCAGGTAGTGTCTCTGAAGCTAAGAAATTTAAAGAATGGCGTGCGGCCATGGATGATGAGTTAAATTCTCTCATTAAGCTTGGCACTTGGGACTTAGTTGTGCCACCAAAGGATGCTAATCTtgttggttgcaaatgggtttttcGGGTAAAGGAGAATGCTGATGGCTCTATTGCTCGCTACAAGGCACGGTTAGTAGCTAAAGGGTTTCATCAACGACCGGGTGTTGATTATTTAGAAACATTCTCTCCGGTTGTAAAACCTACAACTATTCGTTTAGTTCTTGGGATTGCTGTTACTAATAAATGGACAGTTACACAGTATGATGTCTCGAATGCTTTTCTCCATGGCACATTGGATGAAGATGTGTATATGGTTCAACCTCCTGGGTTTGTTGATTCTTCTAAGCCGAATTATGTGTGTAAGTTACATCGCTCGTTGTATGGCTTAAAGCAAGCTCCAAGGCAGTGGAATAATTGCTTAAAAGAGGCTTTGATCAGTTGTGGTTTTGTTCAATCTCACTTGGATCATTCTCTTTTTGTTCTTCGAAGTGGTGCTTCTGTTTTATATTGTTTAACTTATGTTGACGATTTGTTATTGACGGGAAATGATTTAAAAATGGCCTCCGATGTTGAAGGCAAATTGGGTGATcgttttttgttaaaaaatttgggccaattgaattattttttgggAGTGCAGGCCACATGGAAGGGTAATTCTTTGTTTTTGTCTCAAACAAAGTATATTAATGATCTACTTCATAGAGTACAAATGACCAGCTCTAAGGCTGTCTCCACTCCAGCTGCTGTCACTCATTCTAAGTCCACTGAATTGACCACGGCTTTCTCTGATACAACACTCTACAGAAGTACGCTAGGCCGCCTTCAGTATCTATCTTTCACCCGTCCTGAAATTGGTTACTCCGTTAATAAGCTTGCTCAATATATGCATTCTCCAATGGTCTCGCATTGGCAGGAAGTTAAGCGGATCTTACGATATTTGCAAGGTACTGCTGGTTTTGGAATAACAATTTCTCCAACCTCTTTAACTAAGTTAAATGCTTACAGTGATGCCGATTGGGCAGGATCGGTTGATGATAGAAAGTCAACAACGGGTTATGCCATTTATCTTGGATGTAATCTTGTTTCGTGGAGTTCTCGCAAGCAAAAAAGTGTCTCTCGTTCTTCGACGGAAGCAGAATATAGGGCACTTGCCAATACTACTTCTGAGGTCATTTGGATTCAAAACATGATGGCAGAGCTTGGAATTACAGTTCAGATTCCCTTATTATGGTGTGATAATTTGGGTGCAACTAATTTAACTGTTAATCCTGTTTATCATAGTCGAATGAAGCATGTTCAAATTGACGTTCATTTTGTTCGGGATCAAGTTGCtcaaaagaaactgactgtttgTTATCTTTCCACTAAAGATCAAATAGCCGACATTTTAACAAAACCACTTTCTAAAGGACGTTTTCTACAGCTGCGGGACAAGTTAACTATCTCTTCACCAGGATAGATTAACTTGTGGGGGCATATTAGAGATAAGGGTTGGTTGTTAATATTGATAGCTGTACAGATAGATATTGTTATATTTAAACTTGTAATTCTGGTAGAATAGATAACAACACTCACGTGTATACTCTGTATAAATAGATTCAAGTTATGTTAATAAAGATTAAGCCTTACAGAATTGTCACTAGAAAAGCTCTTCTTCTTGAAATATTTGAATCTTTCTTTCAACAATCTTGAGGGTGAGGTACCAAAAACAGGAGTCTTCAAAAATGCAAGTGCGTTTTCGCTCATTGGGAATAGAAACCTTTGTGGAGGTATTGCAGAACTGCAGCTGCCAGCATGTCCtatcaaagaagaaaaagacaGAGGGCCTTCCATTGTCATAGTCCTCACCACAACCATCAGTTCTTTTCTCTTTGTCGTGATAGCCGCATTCTTATGTCTTTTCTATTGGCAAAAGTCAAAAAATAGTCCAACTTCCTCAACTTTCACAGTCGATGAACTTTCTCGAATTTCATATGGAGAACTATTGAAAGCAACTGACAGATTCTCTTCAGAAAACTTAATTGGACAGGGCAGTTTTGGCTCAGTATATAAAGGAACACTTGATCAGCAAGGGAAATGTTTTGTTGCTATAAAGGTACTCAACCTTCAGCAACATGGAGCTTCCAAGAGCTTCATTGCTGAGTGCAAAGCATTGAAAAATATCAGACATCGGAATCTTGTTAAGATCTTGACGTACTGCTCCAGCATTGATTTTAAAGGCAATGATTTCAAAGCTCTAGTGTTCAATTTCATGGAAAATGGGAGCTTGGAAATTTGGTTGCATCCAGAAGAAAATGGTAATAATCAAACCAGGAAATTAGACTTTCTTCAGAGACTATATATTGCCATTGATGTTGCTTCTGCGTTGCATTATCTTCATGACCATTGTGAAAAACCAATTGTTCACTGCGATTTGAAGCCGAGCAATATTCTTCTTGACACTGACATGACTGCTCATGTTGGTGACTTCGGATTAGCAAAGCTCCTTGCTGAAAGCGCCAATAGTCCTTCTCAAAGCCAGACTTTGTCAACTGGGATAAAGGGAACAATTGGCTACATGGCTCCAGGTAATACTTCCCAAATTTCTTGGATAAATAACTACATGTATCAGCATGGCATATGATGCATGATGAGGGGGAAACAAGAGGAAGAAACCATTCTGATTTCTGAGACCTCTTAAACTTTGCATGTATTTATCCCTGAATTTTCACTGCAGACAATATGAAAAGATGAATGCATCCCATATTATTTTATAGATAGAATAGTAAGTGTGTCAatcttgataaaattttaatggaaTTGGAGACATGAAATGCAGAATATGGAGTAGGCAGCAGTGTGACAACTTATGGAGATGTCTACAGCTTTGGAATACTCTTGCTAGAGATGTTCACAGGAAAGAGACCAACTCATGATGTGTTTACAGATGGTTTAGATCTCCACAACTTTGTAAAGGCTAAGCTCCCAAGACAAGTGATGCAGGTCGTGGATCCCACCTTACTCACTCCAGGAGAAGTGGGGGCAGCTaaagcagcagcagcagaaaATATGGACAATGATGGAAGTATTGACGATAGTGTACGAGAATATGTTGTATCAGTCCTGCAAATTGGACTCAAATGCTCCACAGAAGTGCCAAAAGATCGAATGAGTATGAAGGATGCAACAAGCAAACTAAATGACATCAAGGACACTTTCCTTCATAGACATCAGAAAATAGTTCAAAATGGAAGCACAATGCAACAGCCACAACAACAGTAAGCTACGAAGCACAATGAAAGTAATGTTGATATTGAAAATTTAAGGCTGCAGAGGTGCAATGTGCAAAAATGTAATCTATCAGTCCTCATAATAGAACTTGCATGATCTGCAGAACTACCAGGAGGAAGTTACAAGAACAACTAAATATCCTTACAGACTTTAAAATCATAGAAATTGAAAGTAAACATCGAAGCACAATACTTTGGCAACAGAGTATAGAAAGCATAAGAGGGTAAAATTCTTCAATCAAGAGTCTGAAAAGATCTCCAGACTTTGATTGattacaaatataaaaataatttaaaattaattattgataagGCAGATATCAAAAACGTTTTGTATatctaatattttcttaaattttaaactagTCTCACGTTGGtttatttaaattagattatatcGTTCTTTAGTAGGGTTTTACACAATCTAATTTATCACTTATTTCATATTAAACTAGTAGCTAATACTATTGTCCATATT
This region of Manihot esculenta cultivar AM560-2 chromosome 10, M.esculenta_v8, whole genome shotgun sequence genomic DNA includes:
- the LOC110608106 gene encoding putative receptor-like protein kinase At3g47110; its protein translation is MELAGTSLAPSLPSRILHFHLFFLIFATILCFQPAHCLSKLGNETDKLALLQFKAKISNDPNGILSSWNDSVSFCKWQGVTCGSKHQRVTSLNLQGLSLSGTISPHAGNLTFLRFLSLGDNRFHGEIPQEVGYLFRLGHFNLSNNQLGGEIPGNISSCSELRLLDLINNNLVGKVPAELGSLKKLVILFIGENSLTGKIPNSLGNLSSLQMIYLAENHLQGKIPNEFGQLTSLTLLELGVNNLSGMIPPPLYNISSITSIGTTFNQLSGSLPANIGLTLPNLEQLFLAQNEYFGSIPESLANASRLRLIDISNNSFTGQFPTDLGYLKGLESLHLEFNFFGSNTSQDLSFLPSLANCSNLQQLYFDGNNFGGALPSSIGNLSNLVQLGFGRNPISGTIPEEVGNLVNLYRLDMDRNLFSGSIPISFGKLQKLERLTLNQNLLSGEIPAFLGNITKLYWLQLEGNRFQGNITPSLGNCENLRFLDVSRNKLMGSIPKQIFGLSSLSGTLNLSQNSLSGSLPSEVGNLKSVNALDVSENKIYGEIPKTIGDCSRLEILYMQGNFLQGAIPSSFDSLRGLQQIDLSRNNLSGNIPKELEKLFFLKYLNLSFNNLEGEVPKTGVFKNASAFSLIGNRNLCGGIAELQLPACPIKEEKDRGPSIVIVLTTTISSFLFVVIAAFLCLFYWQKSKNSPTSSTFTVDELSRISYGELLKATDRFSSENLIGQGSFGSVYKGTLDQQGKCFVAIKVLNLQQHGASKSFIAECKALKNIRHRNLVKILTYCSSIDFKGNDFKALVFNFMENGSLEIWLHPEENGNNQTRKLDFLQRLYIAIDVASALHYLHDHCEKPIVHCDLKPSNILLDTDMTAHVGDFGLAKLLAESANSPSQSQTLSTGIKGTIGYMAPEYGVGSSVTTYGDVYSFGILLLEMFTGKRPTHDVFTDGLDLHNFVKAKLPRQVMQVVDPTLLTPGEVGAAKAAAAENMDNDGSIDDSVREYVVSVLQIGLKCSTEVPKDRMSMKDATSKLNDIKDTFLHRHQKIVQNGSTMQQPQQQ